ACAATTTGCTGCCATTACAACTATAGGGGCAAGAAACAATATGTATCAATCATTGGGTGACTCACCCATATCACATGTCAAAATGAGCCAGACAATAATCAATTGACAGCCAAAGAGGCACATTCATGAAGCTGCCAATGATGCCACGAATTCAACCGCTGTTCCGATCGACACTCGACCGGGTGTTACAGGGTGCCCGGTATGCGGCGTTACACTGTCAATATATGTCCAAGTATTGATCCAGCTTGTAAACTACTCAACTAATCGCAATGAAACTCGGGATTTGGAAAGATTGGGGTACATCATGAAATCTGTTCAATCAATTTGCATTTGTGTTTTCATCACTTTTGAAAGACGACCCTTAACTTTAAAGACTTTGAAAGTGTAGGCACCTTGTATGCCTAATTTCAAGATCTTGACAAACCAATTTGAAGATCAGGGTTATCTAGAGCATGAGATGTTGTTTGAATCTGAGATGATTAAAAAGGGCTATTTATCTTTTTGGAATGATGACATTTCAAGAGTTGTTGCAGGGCGGAATTTTATTTTGCGTTGAAAGCTTTGTGGATTTCCTCCCTGAatgtctcatttttttctctgctGGCATGAACCCTCGAGAATTGTTATGGGAATTCTGATTTAACAAGCCTTCAACCCATGCATATCATATATTCTTAGAGCGATCCATACAAACAGATTCAAAATATATACAAATGTGACTTCATAAAAGAATGacgggagaaaaaaatgtctctttttctttgcttgcACGAATCCTCGAGAATATTTCTGGGAGGTCTAATTtacaaactttgaaacaaagggTTCCCAAAATTAATCatctttttatctttttgctTCCAATTATTAAATGGGAAACTTGCTTGATTATTCTTGATCGTGGAAGTCCCTGGCCAAAAATACAGGGTGTTTgagtaaaaaaatgttttgtaacTCGGAGAAATAAGGAAAGGAGACTGAAAAAGTTTTGTTAATAATAAGCGTGTGAAGGAGGACATTTTGGTgatgaagaaattgaaaggtttcTCATTTCTATCAAAATAGAGCCTTTtacgcaaaaaaaaacagatacTCCTATTTCGTTATGAACTATCGCAAAATATTGGTGATAAATACATACTTCTAGGAAGAGCAATATAGCTTGCAGTGGCTGAATTTGGTACTAACATATGTTAAGCAACACCAACTCACATTAAGAAGCCTTTGGTCATTTTAATACTGCGCCTAAAAGGACACctttaaaaaattgtttgttgattttgttgaatCCATCATATGgtgtcatatttttttgcgtttGTTAAAGGTTGATAAAGATTAGATAGGACTTGTTAGGTCAGCTAACAAAAATTCGTCGGCAGACCAGAAATCAAATAAGGATTACAAAGTAAAAAATAGGCGAaatataatctttcatttgaattgttttttgaaTGGGATCTGGAAGATTGGaaagggattacattctttgtgGCAGTTTGAAAAGCTCGTAAAAACTgattcaaattgttcaattttcgcCATTCTTCATGAACAGCTGATTACAAGCCATATTCATCAAGTAAAAACGATAAATTTACAACTCTTCTGGCTCAAATGTAGGCGTCACTCCAACTTATCTCAACGGTCAGCTACATAGCCTTCCCAACGAGAAATCTGAATAAGTGCCTCCGACAGGTATTCTAAAGCCTGAAGTCGTCACCCTCCTCAGCCTCAAAAACCCATTGGAGTCCCATGAAGGCAAAAGCCCGAAGTCATGGCCATTCATTTATCAATTCCTTAATTTGAACCTGTCCACCAAAGATTTCGGAGAAACCCATGACCTGACTTAACAGACTGTGTAACTGTGTTACATAAGATCCTAAAACATAACTCCACTCCCAGTCACCGATCGCGTGGCAGACCGCAAGTACCCAACGGACCCAGGATCAGATACCCATCCCTGCATACATAGCACTGAATTTTGCCGATCCTCCTTATCCTCGTTTTGCAGCTCCTCCACGGGTCACGACAATTATATTGTCCAAAGAGAGCGAGCGTCAAGTTGTCAAGTGCGTGGAGGGTGAAATGTCCGCCCGAAATGAGGCGAGCCTCGGAAATGTATTACAGTTCGTCCatcctactactactacattCATGGGAGGTGAGCTGACAAACTCTTTTTCTGCGTGTCTCTTCCTTCCCATGATGATGTTGTGACAGTAGTCGGACTTCGTCATGGCTTGACGGGGGTCTTCTTGGTTTGGATTTTGTGTGCAGTGAGTGAGCAATGAGTGTGGAGTCCGAGACACAAGAAGCGACTGCAGGAGATCACCTCAATCATGAACCTTTAGATCCAAGTCTATCCTAATGTAAGTGGTGGAAGATGAGCTCGATCCTCTGGCCATGGCATCTTGTGGCATCTTGTTCATCCAGAGTTCCAAGAGTGAACTGGTTTTAGAGCAACTCTATTTTTTCTTACTGCCTCCGAAGGTGATTGAATTCAGGGCAGGACTCGACCATAAATCAAGCTGTAAATGTCAACTTACCACTTTTAACCATGACTTGGAGCGAGTCAGATTTTCTCGTTGGGAGATTCAAACGAATAACTTGGAGATGAAGTCGGGTCCCCCAGTTTCGATAACTTGATCAATTGTGTCCATGGATCAGTCAGATGGATAGTAGTAGTGGAAGAGATGAGCTATTTGAAACAAGGCAATAAATTTCATGAGGAAACAGCTcgttgacaaatttgtcaagagacaaaaactgaaattatGGACGCCGAGCCCAATTGCAATGCATGTACTTATGTACAATAATCGCCTGGAGGACCAATGAGGCTCGTTCTGGATATCATGCAATTAAAAACTGATTAGGCTTTTTtgctcctctctctctctctcatttcagGGCCATGTCTCAATGTTACTAACCAAGGGGAACCAATTGGAAGTGTACTGATTAGAGTAGACCACGAATCCGAGACTTGATCGCCTCATCTCCCCGGAAAGCTTGTGAACCTTACAATGGGAGTCGACGATAAGGGCTCCAAGGTTCGTTTTGAGGATCTCCTGTCCATGGTTGGGGATAGTGGGCGATGGCAGATCACCATTTTCCTCTTCACGTGGATTGAAGGCATCCTCATTGGATGCCATCATCTGTCCTCTTCATTTCTGGGCGCCTCCATGGACCATTGGTGCAACACCTCCTACATGGATCCCCTTCAGGGCAAATCTTGGACCGTGGAACAGAAAAAAGACTTTGCTATTCCAAAGTAAGCTGACTATGACTTGTGAAAACGGTTTGGTGGACAATCTTATGTTCTATGCATTCAAATGAGGCGATTGCCAAAGGTGGGCGTTCAAATTTTACGACCGTCAAAAAACAGGGGATGTACAATATTTAATATTGAGTCAATAGTGGGTCAGCTTAAGATCACAAGCTTCGATCTAATGATAAAAGAGAAGACGGCTTTTTGGTATGTATATTCAAAACTCGGTTGAATAGTTTCATGAAAAAGATTTATGAGGTATTAAGCTGAGGGGTCGTGAATGTTTTAACGCGCTCAAAAATGAAGTTAAAAGGGTTAGGAGGTAGACCAAATGAGGCGCTATATAtaacaaaacaattttcatcaGTGAGActtttttgatggaaaaacGAGGTTGGTCAAACGCaatggaatttaaaaaaaaagaacgtgCTCCCATTTATTTTTGAGGCTGTCCAAAGGAacttcttatttttttttcaaaatgagatttccATGGCAACATTCCCAGAAAATGACTTAAAGAGTAAACAAAAATCAACATCTAGCGTCTTATGCACGTAGGTGTGGTGGGTTCATAAATGTTCGTTTATCCTTTCTCTCTTGGATAAATAGATAGcccattcaattttcaaaccatCGATTTTTCCAAGTTGAAATGGTTAACTGATTGTTAATTAGATATTTGAGACAGttttgaacttggccagatCCACGGAAAGTTTTAAtgtaaatttgaagtttgcccgcttttgaaaaatatataaatcTTTAAATTTACAAACATAGCCATTATGAAAGTTGAACTTTTTTCCCCCACAGCATCATCTACAAAAGCTGGCATTTAAGCAAGCTAActcaattattatttttttcaacgtACTTTTGGAGTGAATCAACGAGTAAGAAAACACATTTGtgatttgtcaaagaaacgCTCCAAATGATATGCAACAATGCTTGAATTAAAAGTTCAGACTAGCTAGCTAAGAATTGGCAGCAAAAGAACATGTACAGTATCGATGATTTTGACACATTtactttcacatttttcagcCCCTGGTAAACTGCTAGTTTATGTGGGGAATTTCTGTGAAATGTCCTGAGCTCAAAACGCATATCTCTTCAAGTTTAATTTGGTCAATTTCTGATTTTCGGTACGTTCAACCGCTAGAGGGGCTTTTATCCCAAGCAGTAtttaatgaaatattcatCTTTAAATAAACCCTCTTTAAGGCAGAAAGATATGTTAAAATGAACTCAATGAATTCTTGCGATTCGAAAAATTATATTCTAAACTCTTGTTTCGTTCTTTTACGTATGTTATGTTGCGGTTTTAGCCAACAGTTTCATCACACGCGCTTCCAAGTTTTTGTAGGTTGACATTACCCCAAGGACTAAAGCTCTAGGAATACTATGCTCACTCTaatatttccattttaatCCACTAAAATGGTTGACGAGAATACACGTTATAGGGAAAGGAGTGAAAGCTGCCCTTTAAGGTGCTAAAAATATCGAGCTTGTCTCATTCTGAAAGCCAGGATTTGAGTAgcgcgttactttttgagtagaGAGTTACTGGTAGTGTGTTAcgtttctgaaaaagtaacggttatttttttcttttataaacGAGGGAACGAAAAATGTGCACAGCTTTCTTACCCGATTTTATTAAATTCTACCGCAAATGAAATGAGTTAATTGCCACTGataggatcaaataaataatcaccgtggtcatttatttcacgtcatatttaccaATAGTTAAAAAACTGGCATAAacgtttttttgcaactttaggccctctttttttgcaaaagtaacggaTAACGGTACTTTTGGGGGGTAACGGTTGAAGCCCTGCCAAAAACAATACACTCTTGATAGTCTATAGGCTCAGGTAAAGGGCACTTGAATCTGGCGGCAATTTTCTCAAGATAGTTGCTCAATAATTCCGTTGCTTTGGAGATATTGCGGAAATTGCGCAGTTGGATTGCTTATCCCATGAAAGAGTTAAGTTTTTTACTAACCTGTTTGTCTAACTGTTTGAATAAAGGAATTGTCATGCTTTCTGGACATGTAAGCCCCAAGACCATTGCTTTAGTAGTCGAAGAGCTTGGCATTTAGCAGAGCTAACTTTGTTTGTGGAGATGGTTCTACAATACGGGTTGTTTAAACATATAAACGTCGTTTCCGcaaatttggccatttgtttttttcgtgTAGGGGTGTATTTGTAAATTATAATTAGCTTTCAATCAAAGAACAAGGACTTCATATTCTCCAAGTCAGTGTGGAGTAAAAAAGGACTTTGCATTCCCGATCGTATGCCCCCTGCATACTTTTGTGAAACATTGCCTTCACCCTAAAACTCAATTATTATCATAATGCACTCCTTTCACGTTTTTGAACTATTGTCTTTTCTCGTATACAGTACTTGGAATGTGAATTCTAGAGAGTAAATGCATAAATAAATGTATCGCTAACataatttgatgttttgagagcaagtatcaaatctgatcctttcCTTGGATGGTttattcatttgtcaaaaaaactGTAAATCTAAAGTAACCTCTGCTCTTTTTACATATCCTTCCGAAATGTTACATTTACTGTTAAACCTATTAACGGTTCTCATATCGTTTTCAGAGATGGAGACACCTATGATTCTTGCCACATGTACGATCTCTCCCAAATGGGAAACCGCGTCTCCAACGATTTTTCCGTGGCTCTTCAACAGAGGAAAGACTTAAACCTGGATATTGTATCTTGTGAGCAACCAGGAATCCCGGAGGCTCAGAGTTGGGAGTACGACCAAACCGAGAAGATCACATCCATTGTCAATGATGTAAGTCTGCCACACTGGAAACGTGATTCGGAATAAAATGTCATGTTTTATGCTCCTTGTTTAGTGGTATTTGGTATGCGAGAGATTGCCGCTCCTGTCCACCGTTCAAGGAAGTTACATGTTTGGCGTTTTCGTCGGATGCATTGTCTTTGGATGGGCTTCCGATCGGTAAGTTTGTAGAAATTTTCAAGTAAGAATTTACATTCACATTCTAAGAATGCAATCAATAGATCAGGGCATCATggtgtcaaaatttgaatacgAACCTCAATTTGAAGCGGCATCAAAGCATAATCCTTAATAAAATTGCTCCTTCCCTTCAAGAATGGAAGTAGGAATCTCAAAGCAGTATGATTCTAAAGCTATGTTATTAAAATCATAGGTATGGACGTCGAAAGACTATGTTGGTGGCCTCCGTGATCCAAGCCATTTCTAGTGTGGCCGCAGCTTTCACTACCAACTACATGCAGTTCGTCTTTTTGCGGTTTTGCATTGCCTTCTCGGTGTCGGGCGTGTTTGAATGCGGCTTCGTTTTGGGTGAGACAAGCTCCCAGAGCTCTCTCAgactcaaaattgaattggttttAATTCTTGGCTTGCAGTCACTGAGATTTGTGGTGCCAAATTCAGGACATATTTTGGCATCTTGACCCAATTCCCATTTGGCATCGGGGCATCACTCTTGCCTATCGTGGCCTACTTTATCCGGGAATGGACCACATTGCAACTCACCATCTCTTTGCCTTGCGTTCTTTTGGCTACCTATTACTGGTAACTTAGGTTTCATTACACACATGTTGAAATCCAAACAATGGTCTTTATCTTGAATTTGGGGTTAACTTAGGTTTGTGCCAGAAAGTCCCAGATGGCTGATACAAGCAGGAGACTTCAAGGAAGCTCTTAGGATCCTCAAAGAAGGAGCTAAAACCAATGGGAACACGCTGCCACCGGACGACGAGATCCTAGAGATGATGGAGAACCTCAAGACCCAAGTAAGTTGACTTGTTGGGATGATTGGGAGATCAAAGTGAGTAACGGTTCAAGGATTACAGGAAGACGAAATCAAGCATGAAGTGGAGGAAAAGACAACTAAAGAGAAGCTCTATGAGGTGTTCAAAGAGCTCATCATTTTGGTGGAGACGCCGGAGATGCGAAAGAGAACACTGAACATCTTCTATTCATGGTTGGTGGTGGCCATGGTCTATTACGGGCTGTCCTTCAACTCCAAGAACTTGGGTGCCAATCGATATGTCTCGGTCTTTATATCCGGTTTTGTGGAGGTAATAACCCAGGGAATCTTTGAAGACCTGGAATAAAGGCTTAAATTGTTAAGTGgacattttattttgttaGGTTCCAGCTGTGGTGGTGATTTTGCCGTTGCTTAGCACTTTGGGCCGAATGAAGTGTTATTGCGGTACCTTTATTGGAGGCGGCATTGCTTGTGGTCTTGTGGCTATCATAACATTGGCCTTTGATGCTTCATGTGAGTGATTTTGTTGTAAAGATAACActccccttcttttacattaatcaatttgatcaaatttcccCTTGAATCTGACCCGAAAGGAGTGGATGTTGACGGTAGGGCATGCAATGTGTGTTCGCTCTATTATCAGCGAATATTTGCTTTATTTATAAAAGAAGTAGTCTTACGGTACAACCTTTTTAATTGGGCCATTTTACTTCCAGCTATGATCTGGTTACCCGTGACCATTGCCATGATTGGCAAGTTCCTCATTTCCATGACCTTTGCCATCGCTTACCTCTACACCGCCGAGTTGTTCCCCACTCCAGTAAGGAATGTTGCAGTGGGAACAGCATCCACATTTGCACGGATAGGATCCATGGCTGCCCCATATATCGTGGATCTTTTGGTAATGACGAGACTTGATTGGGGAGTGTGACGACAAGCCTGAGATGTCAATGAGTAACTCCAACTTTGTTTTACAGGGAGCAGTCCACCCTGCTATACCAGTTATCATCTTTGGGTTGTTCTCATGCACGGCAGGAGTTTTCGCCCTTACGTTGCCCGAGACTTTGAACAAGAGAATGCCAGAGTCCGTGGCAGATGTTGAGAAGTCGGCTAAAGGGTAAGTGAGGAGTCTTGAACAAGGTGTTCTGGAGTAGCAGGTCCAAACTCCCCAACCGGTTGGCACCATCCATTGATGAGAACGCCGAATGGAAGGCAAAGAGGACTAACGATCACTAATTTCTAGGTACCAGGAGGAAGAAATGAATGCTGTTGGTGGACCATCTCCAGACAATGCAGAGTCAAAGACAGAAGCATAACCAGTTGTTCTCCTGCAGCACCAAAATTCATCTCTCCTTCAAGACTGAATTAGCCTCTTAAGATCCACTTTAATCCTGCAaatgctctctttctctcgcatCATAACTTTTATCATAACTCAACACATCTCCCCGAACTTAAGGTTTTGTCCCCCCAAAGCCTTATGTTAGGTTTAAGGCCGTTGCTCAACCACTCACCCCCCTGACCTGGCTTTGTCTGGGCCTAGTGTCCCTTCTTATAACTCGGATTGAAGCTTTGAAACCACCCAACACCCCACGTCTTTTTGCGGAACAGGTTTCCCAACGACGTTGTGAACTTGTTTCGGGTTGTTG
This genomic interval from Tigriopus californicus strain San Diego chromosome 6, Tcal_SD_v2.1, whole genome shotgun sequence contains the following:
- the LOC131881738 gene encoding organic cation transporter protein-like isoform X1 is translated as MGVDDKGSKVRFEDLLSMVGDSGRWQITIFLFTWIEGILIGCHHLSSSFLGASMDHWCNTSYMDPLQGKSWTVEQKKDFAIPKDGDTYDSCHMYDLSQMGNRVSNDFSVALQQRKDLNLDIVSCEQPGIPEAQSWEYDQTEKITSIVNDWYLVCERLPLLSTVQGSYMFGVFVGCIVFGWASDRYGRRKTMLVASVIQAISSVAAAFTTNYMQFVFLRFCIAFSVSGVFECGFVLVTEICGAKFRTYFGILTQFPFGIGASLLPIVAYFIREWTTLQLTISLPCVLLATYYWFVPESPRWLIQAGDFKEALRILKEGAKTNGNTLPPDDEILEMMENLKTQEDEIKHEVEEKTTKEKLYEVFKELIILVETPEMRKRTLNIFYSWLVVAMVYYGLSFNSKNLGANRYVSVFISGFVEVPAVVVILPLLSTLGRMKCYCGTFIGGGIACGLVAIITLAFDASSMIWLPVTIAMIGKFLISMTFAIAYLYTAELFPTPVRNVAVGTASTFARIGSMAAPYIVDLLGAVHPAIPVIIFGLFSCTAGVFALTLPETLNKRMPESVADVEKSAKGYQEEEMNAVGGPSPDNAESKTEA
- the LOC131881738 gene encoding organic cation transporter protein-like isoform X2 encodes the protein MGVDDKGSKVRFEDLLSMVGDSGRWQITIFLFTWIEGILIGCHHLSSSFLGASMDHWCNTSYMDPLQGKSWTVEQKKDFAIPKDGDTYDSCHMYDLSQMGNRVSNDFSVALQQRKDLNLDIVSCEQPGIPEAQSWEYDQTEKITSIVNDWYLVCERLPLLSTVQGSYMFGVFVGCIVFGWASDRYGRRKTMLVASVIQAISSVAAAFTTNYMQFVFLRFCIAFSVSGVFECGFVLVTEICGAKFRTYFGILTQFPFGIGASLLPIVAYFIREWTTLQLTISLPCVLLATYYWFVPESPRWLIQAGDFKEALRILKEGAKTNGNTLPPDDEILEMMENLKTQEDEIKHEVEEKTTKEKLYEVFKELIILVETPEMRKRTLNIFYSWLVVAMVYYGLSFNSKNLGANRYVSVFISGFVEVPAVVVILPLLSTLGRMKCYCGTFIGGGIACGLVAIITLAFDASSMIWLPVTIAMIGKFLISMTFAIAYLYTAELFPTPVRNVAVGTASTFARIGSMAAPYIVDLLGAVHPAIPVIIFGLFSCTAGVFALTLPETLNKRMPESVADVEKSAKGFVHMTLDGESVWI